One genomic window of Camelina sativa cultivar DH55 chromosome 5, Cs, whole genome shotgun sequence includes the following:
- the LOC104789417 gene encoding hexahomomethionine N-hydroxylase: protein MTMSIFTNPSCFTLVLVSITLVLALARRFLRSKKPKDQLPPGPRGWPIIGNMVQMITNQPAHLWIHRVMEEMQTEIACFRFARFHVITVTSSKIAREVLREKDEVLADRSESYASDLISHGYKNISFSSYGENWKLMKKVMTTKLMSSTTLSKTIGYRNLEADNIITYVYNLCRLGSTMKPVNVRDTILTYSHAVMMRMMFGQRHFDEVTENGGLGPKEKEHMDAIYIALDCLFSFNLTNYIPFLRGWNVDKEEAHVREAVHIINRCNDPIIQERIHLWRKKGGKDMEEDWLDILITLKDDQGMPLFTFDEIRAQCKEFNIATIDNTMNNVEWTIAEMLNHPEILENATNELHMIVGKDRLVQESDIPQLNYIKACSRETFRLHPANVFMLHHVAREDTTLAGYFVPKGSQILVSRLGLGRNPKIWDEPNAFKPERHLDGHVENSLGTTLMEPEMRFVTFGTGRRSCPGTKVGASMTIMLLARLLQGFEWTLPHGQSQVELISAESNLFMAKPLLACAKPRLAQGLYPKIQT, encoded by the exons ATGACCATGAGTATTTTCACAAATCCATCTTGTTtcacacttgttttagtttctATTACGCTGGTCCTGGCTCTCGCTAGACGTTTCTTAAGatccaagaaaccaaaagatCAGCTTCCTCCCGGTCCACGGGGATGGCCAATCATTGGGAACATGGTCCAAATGATCACCAACCAACCGGCTCACCTGTGGATCCACCGCGTCATGGAAGAAATGCAAACGGAGATAGCTTGCTTCCGCTTTGCCCGTTTCCACGTCATCACCGTAACCTCAAGCAAGATTGCCCGTGAAGTGCTTAGGGAAAAAGACGAGGTTCTCGCTGACAGGTCAGAGTCGTATGCGAGCGATCTTATCAGCCATGGCTATAAGAACATATCATTCTCTTCATACGGAGAGAACTGGAAGCTGATGAAGAAAGTGATGACCACCAAACTTATGTCTTCGACAACATTGAGCAAAACCATCGGTTATAGAAACCTAGAAGCGGATAATATCATCACATATGTCTACAATCTATGCCGACTAGGGTCAACGATGAAGCCGGTTAACGTGAGGGATACGATCTTAACCTATAGCCACGCcgtgatgatgaggatgatgttTGGTCAGAGGCATTTTGATGAAGTGACAGAGAACGGTGGTCTTGGGCCGAAAGAGAAAGAGCATATGGACGCAATATACATAGCTCTTGATTGTTTATTCAGCTTTAACTTAACGAATTACATCCCTTTTCTTAGAGGATGGAACGTAGATAAAGAGGAGGCACATGTAAGAGAAGCGGTTCATATAATCAACAGATGTAACGACCCGATCATCCAAGAGAGAATACATTTATGGAGGAAGAAAGGCGGAAAAGATATGGAGGAAGACTGGCTCGATATCCTCATCACGTTAAAAGATGATCAAGGAATGCCTTTATTTACGTTTGATGAGATTAGGGCTCAGTGCAAG gAATTCAATATTGCAACAATTGACAATACGATGAATAACGTGGAGTGGACGATAGCGGAGATGTTGAATCACCCAGAGATTCTTGAGAACGCCACAAATGAATTGCACATGATAGTTGGTAAAGACAGACTTGTGCAAGAATCAGACATACCACAACTCAACTATATCAAAGCTTGTAGCAGAGAAACGTTTCGGCTTCACCCAGCTAATGTGTTCATGCTTCATCATGTAGCCCGAGAAGATACTACCCTCGCTGGTTATTTTGTCCCCAAAG GTAGTCAAATTCTTGTGAGCCGTTTGGGGCTTGGTCGGAATCCTAAAATATGGGACGAGCCGAACGCGTTCAAGCCAGAAAGACACCTTGATGGCCATGTCGAGAACTCACTGGGCACAACTTTGATGGAGCCAGAAATGCGGTTTGTTACATTCGGCACCGGTCGGCGTAGCTGCCCCGGCACTAAGGTTGGGGCATCTATGACGATCATGTTGTTAGCCAGGCTTCTCCAAGGGTTCGAATGGACTCTCCCTCATGGTCAAAGTCAAGTCGAGCTCATTTCGGCGGAGAGCAACTTGTTCATGGCCAAGCCTCTACTCGCATGTGCGAAACCTAGATTGGCTCAAGGTTTATATCCGAAAATTCAGACCTAA
- the LOC104789416 gene encoding protein SABRE-like — MAASPAKFFFGFLIVSIVLWMIFILCSRLFAWMLSRVLGASVVFRIGGWKCLKDVVVKFKKGAIESVSASEIKLSLRQSLVKLGVGFLSRDPKVQVLVSDLEVVMRSSTSTTNLQKAKSQKSRTSGRGKWMVVANVARFLSLSIADMVVKTRKVIVEVKELKLDINKDGGTKPNLYVKLNVLPILVHLCESRIISDQSSNVSFESCTSPQASSASPDRSSAALFCDELSLSSEFGHDRAVGIVVRNVEVISGDVILNFDEDSFPKSKQSSAPVHSDEVRASATVASFAKKPHKENQLLAALAKYSPSFPDKVSFSLPKLDVRCVNREHDLLAENNITGIHLRSVKSKSFEDTGESTRLDVQMELSEIHFFKEAEASILEIMKVDVVSFIYIPIQPVLPVRAEVDIKLGGTRCNLFISRLQPWLRLHFLRKKKLVLQEKAHTLEKTKAADMKAIMWTGTVSAPEMTVMLYGIDDSPMYHFCSQSSHVFANNISSLGTSVHVELGELNLHLADEYQECFKEHLFGIEPNSGSLMHIAKISLDWGRRDRTSSDEVGFRSKLQSYYQACQGLAPSEGSGACREGFQAGFKPSATRTSLLSVCATDFDLSLTAVHGGDAGLIEVLKKLDPICQENDIPFSRLYGSNVYLNTGCLVVQLRNYTLPLLSGTSGKCEGRIVLAQQATCFQPQISQDVFVGRWRKVRMFRSASGTTPPLKTYSDLRIHFEQGEVSFGVGYEPAFADISYAFTVALRRANLSHRNPGMAQVVKKERSLPWWDDMRNYVHGNITLSFSESNWSVLATTDPYESLDKLQIVTGPIELQQSDGRVFVNAKDFKIKLSSLESLISRHSLKVPVDASKAAFIEAPDFNLEVTMDWDCESGNSLNHYLYAFPAEGKPREKVFDPFRSTSLSLRWNFSLRPEKFHQSSSGTENPTDVGTVYISEDKPDSIPLAPPVMNLGAHDLAWILKFWGMNYYPPHKLRSFSRWPRFGVARAARSGNLSMDKVMTEFMLRVDATPSLIKYMPWDSDDPAKGLTFNMAKLKYELCYSRGKQKYTFECKRDALDLVYQGLDLHVPKAFINKDEHPCIPGSVQFLRKSTQNALIDRVPSGKDHKRDEKHRDEGFLLSSDYFTIRRQAPKADPERLLAWQEAGRRNLEMTYVRSEFENGSESDEHIRSDPSDDDGYNVVIADNCQRVFVYGLKLLWTIENRNAVWSFVGGISKAFEPPKPSPSRQYTQRKLHEENQKDSCPETHQGEMSRSSASPGRNLPSQPMEMAKPPSSPSHSLKIEKSDDRVGIVETIESEEEGTRHFMVNVIEPQFNLHSEDANGRFLLAAVSGRVLARSFHSVMRVGVEVIEQALGSGSVQIPDSSPEMTWTRMEVSVMLEHVQAHVAPTDVDPGAGLQWLPKIRRNSPKVKRTGALLERVFMPCDMYFRYTRHKGIVETIESEEEGTRHFMVNVIEPQFNLHSEDANGRFLLAAVSGRVLARSFHSVMRVGVEVIEQALGSGSVQIPDSSPEMTWTRMEVSVMLEHVQAHVAPTDVDPGAGLQWLPKIRRNSPKVKRTGALLERVFMPCDMYFRYTRHKGGTPDLKVKPLKELTFNSHNIIATMTSRQFQVMLDVLTNLLFARLPKPRKSSLQCPTEDEDVEEEADEVVPYGVEEVELAKINLEEKERERKLLLDDIRKLSHCSDNTDDTHMEREGELWMISTRRSILVQGLKKELTYAQKSRKAASASLRMALQKAAQLRIMEKEKNKSPSYAMCISLQINKVVWSMLVDGKSFAEAEINDLIYDFDRDYKDIGVARFTTKYFVVRNCLPNAKSDMLLSAWNPPPEWGKKVMLRVDAKQGAPKDGHYPLELFHVEIYPLRIHLTETMYRMMWEYFFPEEEQDSQRRQEVWKISTTAGSKRVKKGLAGHESSGTTSHALRDVEASRVSSAALSSTAIVQSQTNADSVQKPNILSLRSSTGGSAQELRRTSSFDRSWEENVAESVANELVLQAHSCTVSSSIEQQEDSSKQKAKEMKTVKSGRSSHEEKKAGKSHEEKKSRPRKMMEFHNIKISQVELLVTYEGSRFVVNDLKLLMDTFHRVEFTGTWRRLFSRVKKHIIWGVLKSVTGMQGKKFKDKSHNNRESTDNDLNLSDNDQTGKPDQQQVTWFKRQSDGAGDGFVTSIRGLFNTQRRKAKAFVLRTMRGEAENDFHGDWSDSDVEFSPFARQLTITKAKKLIRRHTKKFRPRSQRGSTSQQRESLPSSPRETTAFESGYSSGSSPYEDFRD, encoded by the exons ATGGCTGCTTCACCTGCGAAGTTCTTCTTCGGGTTTCTAATTGTTTCCATCGTTTTGTGGATGATCTTCAT ACTTTGTTCCAGGTTGTTTGCCTGGATGCTTAGTAGAGTTCTAGGAGCATCTGTTGTGTTCCGTATTGGCGGTTGGAAATGCCTTAAGGATGTTGTGGTGAAGTTTAAGAAG GGTGCCATTGAGTCGGTGTCTGCTAGTGAAATTAAACTAAGCTTACGCCAGTCCTTGGTCAAACTTGGCGTTGGTTTTCTTTCTAGAGATCCAAAAGTGCAAGTCTTGGTATCTGATCTTGAAGTTGTGATGAGGTCCTCAACTTCAACGACAAATTTACAGAAAGCTAAAAGTCAGAAATCTCGAACTTCAGGCAGGGGAAAGTGGATGGTGGTGGCTAATGTTGCAAGGTTTCTTTCACTTTCTATCGCAGATATGGTTGTGAAG ACTCGAAAGGTGATTGTGGAAGTCAAGGAGCTGAAGTTGGATATAAATAAGGATGGTGGGACAAAGCCAAATCTATATGTTAAGCTAAATGTTCTGCCAATTCTGGTTCATTTATGTGAATCACGCATAATTTCTGATCAGTCATCTAATGTAAGCTTTGAAAGTTGTACTTCCCCCCAAGCATCTTCGGCCTCTCCAGACAGATCCTCTGCTGCTTTATTTTGTGAtgaactctctctttcttccgaGTTTGGACACGACAG GGCAGTAGGTATTGTTGTACGAAATGTGGAAGTTATATCTGGTGATGTGATTCTGAATTTTGACGAGGATTCATTTCCCAAGAGCAAACAATCATCTGCTCCAGTTCATTCAGATGAAGTTAGAGCGTCAGCTACTGTTGCCTCATTTGCCAAGAAACCCCATAAAGAGAATCAGCTGTTGGCAGCTCTTGCAAAGTATTCTCCGTCGTTTCCTGATAAG GTTTCCTTCAGTTTACCCAAACTGGATGTCAGATGTGTGAATCGAGAACATGATCTTCTTGCTGAGAATAACATCACAGGAATTCATCTAAGAAGTgttaaatcaaaatcttttgaaGACACAGGGGAGAGTACACGTCTTGATGTTCAGATGGAACTCAGTGAGATTCAT TTTTTTAAGGAAGCTGAGGCATCTATTCTGGAGATAATGAAAGTTGATGTGGTCTCTTTCATCTACATCCCAATTCAG CCAGTTCTGCCTGTTAGAGCTGAAGTTGATATAAAGCTAGGAGGTACCCGATGCAATCTATTCATTTCTAGACTACAGCCATGGTTGCGCCTTCATttcttaagaaagaaaaaactggtGCTGCAAGAAAAAGCTCACACacttgagaaaacaaaagctgCTGATATGAAGGCCATCATGTGGACAGGCACAGTTTCAGCCCCGGAGATGACGGTTATGCTATATGGTATTGATGATTCGCCTATGTATCAT TTTTGTTCGCAGTCTTCACATGTGTTTGCAAATAACATCTCAAGTCTGGGCACATCAGTTCATGTTGAACTTGGTGAATTGAATCTGCATTTGGCAGATGAGTACCAAGAATGCTTTAAAGAACACCTTTTCGGAATAGAGCCAAACTCTGGTTCATTGATGCATATAGCAAAGATTAGCTTGGATTGGGGAAGGAGAGATAGGACATCATCTGACGAGGTTGGTTTCAGAAGTAAATTG CAATCGTATTATCAGGCATGCCAAGGTTTAGCTCCCTCAGAGGGTTCAGGTGCCTGTAGGGAAGGATTCCAGGCAGGTTTTAAGCCAAGTGCTACTAGAACCTCTCTTCTTTCTGTTTGTGCCACAGATTTTGATTTAAGCTTGACGGCAGTTCATGGTGGTGATGCTGGTTTGATAGAAGTCTTGAAGAAGCTTGATCCTATTTGTCAAGAAAACGATATACCCTTTTCACGCTTATATGGAAGCAATGTCTACTTGAATACTGGATGCTTGGTTGTTCAGTTAAGGAATTACACACTTCCTCTCCTCTCTGGCACTTCTGGCAAATGTGAAGGTCGTATAGTACTGGCTCAGcag GCAACATGTTTTCAGCCACAAATTTCCCAAGACGTCTTTGTAGGAAGATGGAGAAAAGTGCGAATGTTCCGGTCAGCCAGTGGCACAACTCCACCGTTGAAGACTTACTCAGATCTGCGTATACACTTTGAACAAGGAGAAGTTTCCTTTGGGGTTGGATATGAACCAGCTTTTGCTGACATTAGCTATGCCTTCACAGTGGCTCTTCGTAGAGCTAATCTGAGTCATAGGAATCCAGGTATGGCACAGGTTGTCAAAAAAGAACGAAGCTTACCCTGGTGGGATGACATGAGAAACTACGTTCATGGCAATATTACTTTGTCTTTTTCTGAATCAAATTGGTCTGTTCTTGCTACAACGGATCCATATGAGAGTCTTGACAAACTTCAAATTGTGACTGGTCCTATTGAACTTCAGCAGTCAGATGGTCGTGTATTTGTCAATGCTAAAGACTTTAAGATAAAATTGAGCAGTCTAGAGAGTTTGATTAGTCGACATTCCTTAAAAGTTCCAGTCGATGCCTCTAAAGCTGCATTTATTGAAGCTCCAGATTTTAATCTTGAAGTTACAATGGACTGGGATTGTGAGTCTGGGAATTCTTTGAATCATTATCTATATGCATTTCCAGCTGAAGGAAAGCCTCGTGAGAAGGTCTTTGATCCCTTCAGATCAACATCACTCTCGCTTCGGTGGAATTTCTCACTTAGACCCGAAAAATTCCATCAGTCTTCCTCAGGTACTGAGAACCCAACAGACGTTGGAACTGTCTACATTTCGGAAGACAAGCCGGACAGCATACCTCTTGCACCACCAGTTATGAATCTTGGAGCTCATGATTTGGCATGGATACTTAAGTTTTGGGGTATGAATTACTATCCTCCACACAAGTTACGTTCTTTCTCCAGATGGCCTAGGTTTGGAGTCGCAAGAGCTGCAAGGTCGGGAAATTTATCTATGGATAAGGTAATGACGGAATTTATGCTCCGTGTAGATGCCACTCCTTCCCTGATAAAGTACATGCCTTGGGATTCTGATGACCCTGCCAAAGGATTGACCTTTAACATGGCAAAGCTAAAATACGAATTATGCTATAGTCGCGGGAAGCAAAAGTATACATTTGAATGCAAGCGGGATGCACTTGACCTTGTATATCAGGGTCTGGACCTTCATGTGCCTAAGGCTTTTATTAACAAAGATGAGCATCCATGCATTCCAGGAAGTGTTCagtttttgagaaaaagtaCTCAGAATGCTTTGATAGACAGAGTACCCTCTGGGAAGGACCATAAGAGGGATGAGAAGCATCGCGATGAAGGGTTTTTATTGTCTTCTGATTATTTTACAATCAGAAGGCAGGCCCCAAAAGCAGATCCTGAAAGACTGTTGGCATGGCAAGAGGCTGGACGAAGAAATCTTGAGATGACGTATGTGCGGTCTGAGTTTGAGAATGGAAGTGAAAGTGATGAACACATACGATCAGATCCTAGTGATGATGACGGATACAATGTTGTCATTGCTGACAATTGTCAGCGGGTCTTTGTTTATGGCCTCAAACTCTTGTGGACGATAGAGAACAGGAATGCTGTTTGGTCTTTTGTTGGTGGAATTTCAAAAGCATTTGAACCTCCTAAACCTTCTCCTTCTCGTCAGTATACACAGAGGAAGCTTCATGAAGAGAACCAAAAGGATTCCTGTCCCGAAACGCATCAAGGGGAAATGTCGAGATCTTCTGCAAGCCCTGGAAGAAATCTCCCTTCTCAGCCTATGGAGATGGCTAAACCTCCTTCATCACCGTCACACTCGTTGAAAATAGAGAAATCAGATGACAGAGTTG GTATAGTTGAGACCATTGAATCTGAGGAAGAAGGAACTCGTCACTTCATGGTGAATGTCATTGAGCCACAGTTTAATCTTCACTCAGAAGATGCTAAT GGTCGCTTTCTGCTAGCTGCTGTCAGTGGTCGTGTTCTTGCACGATCATTTCATTCCGTTATGCGTGTTGGTGTGGAAGTGATTGAGCAGGCTCTTGGCAGTGGAAGTGTCCAAATTCCAGATAGTAGTCCTGAAATGACATGGACACGGATGGAAGTTTCTGTAATGTTAGAGCATGTGCAAGCCCATGTTGCTCCTACTGATGTTGATCCAGGTGCTGGATTGCAGTGGCTCCCGAAAATTCGCAGAAACTCCCCAAAAGTGAAGCGTACTGGGGCTCTActtgaaagagttttcatgccTTGTGACATGTATTTCCGGTATACTAGACACAAAG GTATAGTTGAGACCATTGAATCTGAGGAAGAAGGAACTCGTCACTTTATGGTGAATGTCATTGAGCCACAGTTTAATCTTCACTCAGAAGATGCTAAT GGTCGCTTTCTGCTAGCTGCTGTCAGTGGTCGTGTTCTTGCACGTTCATTTCATTCCGTTATGCGTGTTGGTGTGGAAGTGATTGAGCAGGCTCTTGGCAGTGGAAGTGTCCAAATTCCAGATAGTAGTCCTGAAATGACATGGACACGGATGGAAGTTTCTGTAATGTTAGAGCATGTGCAAGCCCATGTTGCTCCTACTGATGTTGATCCAGGTGCTGGATTGCAGTGGCTCCCGAAAATTCGCAGAAACTCCCCAAAAGTGAAGCGTACTGGGGCTCTActtgaaagagttttcatgccTTGTGACATGTATTTCCGGTATACTAGACACAAAGGTGGAACCCCTGATCTAAAG GTGAAACCACTAAAAGAGCTCACTTTTAATTCACACAATATAATAGCTACAATGACATCTCGGCAATTCCAAGTTATGCTGGATGTGTTGACAAACCTTCTCTTTGCAAGGCTTCCAAA GCCTAGGAAAAGTAGTCTCCAATGTCCCactgaagatgaagatgttgaaGAGGAGGCTGATGAGGTAGTTCCATACGGAGTTGAAGAAGTAGAACTTGCAAAAATCAACCTTGAAGAGAAAGAGCGAGAACGAAAGTTGCTTCTTGATGATATTAGAAAATTGTCACATTGTTCTGACAATACGGATGACACACATATGGAAAGGGAAGGTGAATTGTGGATGATTAGTACCAGAAGATCCATTCTG GTGCAAGGATTAAAAAAAGAGCTCACATATGCACAAAAGTCTAGAAAGGCGGCTTCTGCATCTTTAAGAATGGCGTTGCAAAAGGCTGCACAGCTGCGAAtaatggagaaggagaagaacaaaagcCCATCATATGCTATGTGTATTTCCTTGCAAATAAATAAGGTTGTTTGGAGCATGCTTGTAGATGGTAAATCCTTTGCTGAGGCAGAGATAAATGACTTG ATATATGACTTTGATCGGGACTACAAAGACATTGGTGTTGCTCGATTCACCACCAAGTACTTTGTTGTTAGGAACTGTCTACCCAACGCAAAGTCAGATATGCTCTTATCAGCATGGAATCCTCCACCTGAATGGGGAAA GAAAGTTATGCTACGTGTGGATGCAAAGCAGGGAGCGCCAAAAGATGGCCATTATCCACTTGAGCTTTTCCAT GTGGAGATTTATCCTCTCAGAATCCATTTGACAGAGACAATGTACAGAATGATGTGGGAGTATTTCTTCCCAGAGGAAGAGCAGGATTCACAAAGGCGACAG GAAGTTTGGAAAATTTCGACGACAGCTGGTTCAAAACGTGTAAAAAAAGGGTTGGCAGGTCATGAATCTTCTGGAACAACTAGCCACGCCTTAAGGGATGTTGAAGCATCTCGAGTTAGTTCTGCAGCTCTCTCTTCTACTGCGATTGTGCAGTCACAAACCAATGCAGACTCTGTCCAA AAACCCAATATCCTAAGCCTCAGATCAAGCACTGGTGGTTCAGCTCAGGAGTTGAGAAGAACATCTTCTTTCGATAGGAGCTGGGAAGAAAATGTGGCAGAATCCGTAGCTAATGAACTCGTTCTACAGGCTCACTCTTGCACAGTGTCATCTTCCATTGAACAACAGGAGGATTCCTCTAAACAGAAGGCCAAAGAGATGAAAACTGTCAAGTCTGGCCGCTCTTCTCATGAAGAAAAGAAGGCTGGGAAATCACACGAGGAGAAGAAATCTAGGCCTAGAAAGATGATGGAGTTtcacaatattaaaattagtcag GTGGAGCTTCTAGTTACCTATGAGGGCTCAAGATTTGTTGTTAACGACCTCAAATTGTTGATGGATACATTTCATCGTGTTGAGTTTACCGGGACTTGGAGAAGGCTTTTTTCCCGAGTTAAGAAGCACATCATTTGGGGAGTATTGAAGTCAGTTACTGGAATGCAG GGGAAGAAATTCAAAGACAAGTCACATAACAATCGCGAGTCTACTGACAATGACCTGAATCTAAGTGACAATGATCAAACTGGGAAACCTGATCAACAACAAGTCACATGGTTCAAGCGTCAAAGTGATGGAGCAGGCGATGGTTTTGTTACTTCTATTCGAGGACTATTCAATACCCAAAGGCGCAAGGCTAAAGCATTCGTCTTGAGAACTATGAGAGGTGAAGCAGAGAATGACTTCCACGGGGATTGGAGTGACAGTGATGTAGAATTCTCTCCTTTTGCTCGGCAACTAACTATAACAAAAGCTAAGAAACTCATCAGACGGCACACTAAGAAATTCCGTCCAAGATCTCAAAGAG gtTCAACATCTCAGCAAAGGGAATCACTTCCATCATCTCCAAGAGAGACCACTGCATTTGAAAGTGGCTATTCAAGCGGATCTTCACCATACGAAGATTTTCGCGATTAG
- the LOC109132986 gene encoding uncharacterized protein LOC109132986 has protein sequence MVSSVRTSRVQPNWIGDTLWITMEDYWDIEEAQQRSKTYSDARMSDRNGLGPHVHLSGPKSYRQLQDEMVEELGREVRLGEVFIKAHTKPDGTYVDRKAEKIAGTYEKTVQERLSQLEAESFAVSDGESRPRDLTTEEYTEIFLESTEKDTRGTPYGVGSLKDCLVNGKHKQACGSSTFVALEEQLKEAQRMIEEQAAQLRRHDAETAVREAEQSKLIAAQAEQSKVIFAQKDKIDHLSVVEDFLRECDPRFENFVARKQTTTEPLLQDDPTPTPSTAAS, from the exons atggttagcaGTGTGAGGACTAGTCGAGTTCAACCAAACTGGATTGGCGACACTCTCTGGATTACGATGGAGGATTACTGGGACattgaagaagcacaacaaaggagTAAAACCTACTCTGATGcccgtatgtctgaccgtaacgGCCTAGGTCCTCACGTACACCTCTCAGGGCCAAAGTCGTATCGACAGCTTCAAGACGAAATG gttgaggaattgggaagagaagtccgacttggtgaggtttttatCAAGGCACATACAAAGCCTGATGGTACATATGTTGATCGGAAGGCAGAGAAGATTGCAGGAACTTATGAGAAGACTGTTcaagagaggttgtctcagCTCGAGGCAGAGTCTTTTGCTGTGTCAGATGGAGAATCACGGCCACGGGACCTCACAACAGAAGAATATACAGAAATTTTCCTTGag tcCACTGAGAAAGATACAAGAGGAACACcttatggagttggaagcctcaaggacTGCCTTGTCAATGGAAAGCATAAGCAAGCATGTGGCTCTTCTACCTTTGTGGCTCTCGAAGAACAGTTGAAGGAAGCTCAACGCATGATAGAAGAACAGGCTGCTCAACTGCGGAGGCATGATGCAGAAACAGCTGTGCGTGAAGCTGAGCAATCCAAACTTATTGCTGCCCAAGCTGAGCAATCCAAAGTTATTTTTGCCCAGAAGGACAAGATTGACCATTTATCAGTCGTCGAGGATTTTCTGAGGGAATGTGATCCGCGGTTTGAGAATTTCGTTGCAAGGAAACAGACAACCACAGAACCTCTTCTCCAAGATGATCCAACTCCAACTCCATCAACCGCTGCTTCATAG